The region CCGTACTGATAACTACCTAGCTTACAACGCTCAATTCGACACTCTAGGTGTAAGTGCTGGTTACCGTTTTGCTGACGGTTCAACTTCAACTGACGGCGATAGCAAAGACAATAACGACCAAGACGGTTACGCTCTAGCCCTAACTTACGGTTTCGGAGACACTGGTGTTGTTGTTGGTGCTGGTTATGCAGACCAAAACGACAATGGTCAAACTGTGTTGACTACTTCATTTACTTATGAAGATTTGTACTTAGCAGCGTTGTACACTCATATCGACTATGATGATAACGCAGTAGACAACTACGACGGTTACGAATTCGCAGCAGCTTACACTATCGACAAAACCAAACTGATCGCGACTTACAACAAAGGCGATTGGAATGACCAAGGCGACACCGCTGATGCAATTTCTGTAGAAGCTAACTACTACTTCACTCCATCATTCGACGCATACGTTGGTTATCGTTGGAACCTTCTTGAAGGTAGCGACGTAACTAATAACGTTGATGCACAAGACCAAGCAATGGCTGGCCTACTATACACTTTCTAATTTGACAGAAAGTTAAACGCATATCGACGCCTGCTCTATAGCAGGCGTTTTTTTATCCCGCTATACTCAAACCTTTAGTCGTTGAAGAAAAAGAGTATTTATGCGTTATCTGTTTTTATGGTCAGCTTTGCTTTGGACAACAATCTGTGGGGCTGCACCTTTGGTTCCAGCGCTTCCAACGCTGACTCCTGATACACGCTATGCTTTTTCTGCTCAATCCCTTTCTGACGAAAATCAGCATTACGAACAAGCTACTGGGCAATACTTCCCTCCCGCCAGTACCTTTAAATTAGTCACTGCATTAGCAGCCAAGTTAGAGCTTGGGGATGAGTTTCGTTTTTCGACCTCACTGCGACGTCAAGGTAACGACTATATTATTCAATTCTCTGGCGACCCAACGTTAACCACCGACGACCTAAAACAGCTTCTGCGCACATTACCCGCACAAGGAACCAAACGTATCCGCGGCCATATTTGGCTCGACAATCAAGTATTTTCTGGTTTTGAAAAGGCCGTTGGCTGGCCTTGGGATTCACTTGGCGTATGCTACAGCGCTCCAAGTAGCGCGATAAACCTTGACCATAACTGTGCGCCAGCTTCCTTAACTGATCTAAACAATGGTCAAACTAGGCTTTACGTTCCGGAACAATATCCTATTCATGTGATGAACCAAGCCAAAGTGCTAAGTAAGGAAGAGGTGAAACAGCAACATTGTGAATTGGAACTTACGGCAGCTGAGAATAATCATTACGTTTTGTCAGGATGTATGGAGCAAAGAAGCACTCCTCTACCCTTAAAATTTGCAGTACAAAATACAGGATTATATGCAAAGCGGATGGTGTATAAAGCGCTTCACCAGTTAGGCATTCAACTTGATGGTGATATCCATATTGGTCCACCAACCTATAATGTTAACCAAGCCCAAATACTAGCCAAGCATCAATCCGAGGCGTTACCCGAACTGTTAGATACTATGTTGAAAAAATCAGACAATTTGATTGCGGATACGCTCACTAAAACCATGGGGCATCATTACTTTCAACAACCTGGCAGTTATTCTAACGGCACAAATGCAATCAAAGCCATTCTCGCCAACAAAGCTGGAATTTCTTTAGAAAGTGCACAACTTTATGATGGTTCCGGTTTATCCCGCAACAACCGTATTCATGTCAACACGATGCAACAAGTATTACGTTATGTTTGGCGACATGATAGCGAGCTTCACCTTATCGAATTGTTACCTCGTTCAGGTGAATCAGGAACGCTGCAATATCGTAGAAGCATGTTGTCTAATGATATTAAAGGTTTGCTTACTGGCAAAAGTGGTTCCCTTTATGGGACACACAATATGATTGGCTATCTGCTTGATTCAAATGGCCAACCAACCATGCTTTTTACTCAATACATCACCGATTATTTTCCGCCAGAAAATGAAGAGGAGCTCAACAGCTCCCCTTTAACGGATTTAGAACAGCAGTTCTACCGACAACTTATCACACTAAACCAAGCACATGATTCACAACATTAAAGTAGATCCACATACCGGAGATATCGACGATAGATGCCAGTACTGGACTGACCAATACAGCGGGGTCTAGTGAGAATGTCCGCGCAATAATTGGCAGCACGCCACCTAGACTGGTCGATAACACTACTTGAATAAAGAGCGCTACGGCAATTGCATAGCCCACATGCAGCAAAGTGAATCCACCAGCAGTATTAGGATCGCTAAAACACAAGATGCGGATCATCACCACAACAGCAATGGCTAACGCTAGACAGAGTGCAACACGGCACTCCTTCCATAACACAGAAAACCATTGCCTGTTCTGTATCTCCCCCGTAGCCAACGCTCTAATCACCAGAGTTGCAGCTTGGCTTCCCGTATTACCACCAGCAGCAGCGATAACAGGCATGTAAATCGCCAATAACACAAGCTGACTCAACGTCCCCTCATAGAGTGAGATGATCATTCCTGACACTATGCCAAGCAGCGCTAAGGAGATGATCCAACCAATTCTCTGTTTTACATGCTCATAAACAGATGTATTAAGGTAATCCTTTGCAGTCTCTGCTTCAGAGTGAATCAAACCGAGTTGATGAGCGTAGTGACGCGCCAATTTGTCATGCCCTTCTCTATCTAACTCACGCAACAAAGTTTGAACATGGCCTATCGTACAATTGTGCAATATGGCTACCGCTTCTTCGATAGGCATGACTGCCAGCAGTTGTACTTGTTTAACTGATTCATATTTTAAAAATGCATTTCTTGCTGCACCAATCTCATCTAAAGAGAAAGGTTCAACATAGTTCATGCATTGATTGTTCATTACCGTCATGGCTAATCTCCCGATTGGCATTGGGTAACGACCATCAATAGCAACTACGAACTCTCATGCGCCTACACGACAAGTAAGCCATCGGGCACAAGCTCAATAAGCTGTTATTTATCTAGAAGAAAGGAGAAAAATAGAAAGGAAAATATGGGGATAAGAACCTTTACCTGCATAGGTAAAGTGAATGAGCCAATACCGTTAGCAGATTATTTTTCTCCCTTCATACTAGGGGGATGGTCGGTATTGTTCATGGTAGTCTCCAAATGTGCTATCCCACTGATAGCGGCTGAATTGTAACAAAATATCTTTGAAAAGATAGCCAGTGTTAGAACAAAAAATTTCAATTCTCGCGATAATTTTGTATCTACAAAAACCAAAAAAGAAAAGCGCCCAACGGCGCTTTTCTTAGTATTTACTATATGAACAATCG is a window of Vibrio porteresiae DSM 19223 DNA encoding:
- a CDS encoding porin yields the protein MKKTIIALAVAAAAVATGANAAEVYNADGTSVALGGRVEARLQLQDGEANDLTRARFNFVGKQQVTDNLYGLAKFETEWSSTTSDGEPDGDSDGDSLTNRYIYAGIGTQAGEITYGKQDGALVKLTNFTDIMSTWGKEASVNGSATGTGQSDHYIALANRTDNYLAYNAQFDTLGVSAGYRFADGSTSTDGDSKDNNDQDGYALALTYGFGDTGVVVGAGYADQNDNGQTVLTTSFTYEDLYLAALYTHIDYDDNAVDNYDGYEFAAAYTIDKTKLIATYNKGDWNDQGDTADAISVEANYYFTPSFDAYVGYRWNLLEGSDVTNNVDAQDQAMAGLLYTF
- the dacB gene encoding serine-type D-Ala-D-Ala carboxypeptidase; this translates as MRYLFLWSALLWTTICGAAPLVPALPTLTPDTRYAFSAQSLSDENQHYEQATGQYFPPASTFKLVTALAAKLELGDEFRFSTSLRRQGNDYIIQFSGDPTLTTDDLKQLLRTLPAQGTKRIRGHIWLDNQVFSGFEKAVGWPWDSLGVCYSAPSSAINLDHNCAPASLTDLNNGQTRLYVPEQYPIHVMNQAKVLSKEEVKQQHCELELTAAENNHYVLSGCMEQRSTPLPLKFAVQNTGLYAKRMVYKALHQLGIQLDGDIHIGPPTYNVNQAQILAKHQSEALPELLDTMLKKSDNLIADTLTKTMGHHYFQQPGSYSNGTNAIKAILANKAGISLESAQLYDGSGLSRNNRIHVNTMQQVLRYVWRHDSELHLIELLPRSGESGTLQYRRSMLSNDIKGLLTGKSGSLYGTHNMIGYLLDSNGQPTMLFTQYITDYFPPENEEELNSSPLTDLEQQFYRQLITLNQAHDSQH
- a CDS encoding magnesium transporter, coding for MTVMNNQCMNYVEPFSLDEIGAARNAFLKYESVKQVQLLAVMPIEEAVAILHNCTIGHVQTLLRELDREGHDKLARHYAHQLGLIHSEAETAKDYLNTSVYEHVKQRIGWIISLALLGIVSGMIISLYEGTLSQLVLLAIYMPVIAAAGGNTGSQAATLVIRALATGEIQNRQWFSVLWKECRVALCLALAIAVVVMIRILCFSDPNTAGGFTLLHVGYAIAVALFIQVVLSTSLGGVLPIIARTFSLDPAVLVSPVLASIVDISGMWIYFNVVNHVLGLV